In Nitrospirota bacterium, a genomic segment contains:
- the ubiE gene encoding bifunctional demethylmenaquinone methyltransferase/2-methoxy-6-polyprenyl-1,4-benzoquinol methylase UbiE — protein MHFESASSAIGSLRLIFIAQGSYSADMSFKRKDLYIKNIFSTVAPHLDLLTSGFSFGFDHIWRTQAVSRSGIHKGDQVLDVCTGTGKLAFLLSRRVGPGGSVMGTDYCKEMLELAEIRKGNRYQNVSFIFSDTKSISFPDNTFDAVTVAYGIRNIPDTSVALTEINRVLKPGGKFICLELTRPHVSWFRVPYEWYVFKVMPFIAMLVTKKAKPYLYLPRSINAFYSPDAFKQLIATCGFTDIKVDSLTMGIATITRAVKT, from the coding sequence ATGCACTTTGAATCCGCAAGCAGTGCGATCGGATCTCTGCGGCTTATTTTCATCGCACAAGGGAGTTACTCTGCTGATATGTCGTTCAAACGGAAAGACCTTTATATAAAAAATATCTTTTCCACCGTCGCACCCCATCTTGATCTTCTCACCAGCGGTTTCAGTTTCGGGTTCGATCATATCTGGCGCACACAGGCGGTGTCACGATCGGGTATCCATAAAGGCGATCAGGTGCTCGATGTCTGTACCGGCACCGGCAAGCTGGCTTTTCTGCTTTCCCGGCGAGTCGGCCCCGGGGGCTCGGTCATGGGGACGGACTACTGCAAGGAGATGCTCGAGCTCGCGGAGATCAGAAAGGGCAACCGTTACCAGAATGTCTCATTCATTTTCTCGGACACGAAGAGCATCTCCTTCCCGGACAATACATTCGATGCGGTCACTGTGGCGTACGGCATACGGAATATACCCGACACCTCAGTGGCCCTGACGGAGATCAACCGGGTGCTGAAACCCGGCGGAAAATTCATCTGCCTCGAACTCACGAGACCCCACGTCTCCTGGTTCCGCGTACCCTATGAATGGTATGTATTCAAGGTCATGCCTTTTATCGCGATGCTGGTCACGAAAAAGGCCAAGCCTTATTTATATCTTCCCCGGTCCATTAATGCGTTCTACTCGCCCGACGCGTTCAAACAGCTCATCGCCACGTGCGGATTCACCGATATCAAGGTCGATTCACTCACGATGGGGATCGCGACGATCACCCGGGCGGTAAAAACCTGA